One genomic window of Anoplolepis gracilipes chromosome 5, ASM4749672v1, whole genome shotgun sequence includes the following:
- the LOC140665885 gene encoding probable G-protein coupled receptor Mth-like 10 has product MLEFLANFTKIENDANNTNDNKNHIVSYEMCDNITCIQLCCPLGDRLVDNTCISGADEYDFPEVYKLNFDDLESENKTVDEIFQLIVRDPCQGTEHLSFYSNYFLEEEEYVYLTNGSLYFFDFELDIFVEPTSYCLAVANDSQFEAIVCLETMNKINETLNDFINDINETVKRIANKFQIIVCCCRIVSMLCLLIMFLIYSILPELRNIHGFMLCRYSSMLFYLKIIKATNQMNIICVTGALVRYFSLLSSSFWFSVMSFDMWWTFRDFRSLRERRNVKQEKRKKLMYSIFAWGGPFILTIICVIMDFTSNVSKNLIRPGFVDACCLVKVWHLAKCYLKTRRRYFSYTYPAIAFMREFILKVKYIFLYNTCTVWCNMSSSFFLSGHTAYLLYYYAPYSICVISSICLSICTALKITRYEKDTARHLRNSESRCYNDNKKWFKVYLKLFIVLFILMALNWILSTYFWQSNNTFMQQMYILYTTFFITTIKNLGIFIMFVCKKTIIRLLLKRVCQNRRSASKTSESSNWYRFEQLRRHQR; this is encoded by the exons ATGTTGGAGTTTCTtgcaaattttacaaagattGAGAATGATGCCAATAATAcaaatgacaataaaaatcatatcgtTTCATATGAGATGTGTGATAATATTACTTGCATTCAGCTCTGTTGTCCTCTTGGCGATCGCTTGGTTGATAATACTTGCATTTCTGGAGCAGATGAATATGATTTCCCAGAAGTGTATAAACTTAACTTCGATGATTTGGAAAGCGAAAATAAGACGGTAGACGAAATTTTTCAGTTGATTGTTCGAGATCCATGTCAGGGAACTGAACActtatcattttattcaaaCTACTTTCTGGAAGAAGAGGAATACGTATATCTCACAAACggctctttgtatttttttgatttCGAATTAGACATATTCGTCGAACCAACGTCCTATTGCCTCGCTGTCGCAAACGATAGTCAGTTTGAGGCGATCGTCTGTTTGGAAACtatgaacaaaataaatgaaacactaaatgattttataaatgatataaatgagACTGTTAAAAGAATtgctaataaatttcaaattatagtTTGCTGTTGCCGTATAGTGTCTATGCTATGTTTGTTGATAATGTTTTTGATATACTCTATACTGCCAGAGCTTCGTAATATACATGGTTTTATGTTATGCAGATATAGCAGTATGTTGTtt tatctaaaaataatcaaagcaACAAATCAGATGAATATCATCTGTGTTACGGGAG CTTTAGTcagatatttctctcttttgtcaAGCTCCTTCTGGTTCAGTGTAATGAGTTTTGACATGTGGTGGACATTTAG agACTTTCGTTCCTTACGAGAACGAAGAAATGTGaaacaagaaaagagaaagaaattgatGTATTCTATTTTTGCCTGGGGAGGCCCCTTCATTCTAACTATCATCTGTGTTATTATGGATTTTACTTCCAATGTGTCGAAAAACTTGATTCGACCGGGATTCGTAGATGCTTGTTGTTTGGTAAAGGTATGGCACTTA GccaaatgttatttgaaaactcgtcGGAGGTATTTTTCGTATACTTATCCGGCTATAGCCTTTATGAGAGAATtcatattaaaagttaagtatatttttttatacaatacttGCACCGTATGGTGTAATATGAGTagttcattttttctttcaggACACACAGCATatctattgtattattatgcgCCCTATAGTATCTGTGTTATTAGTAGTATTTGTTTATCTATTTGTACAGCATTGAAGATCACGCGTTACGAAAAAGATACAGCTCGTCATCTAAGAAATTCAGAAAGTCGATGTTATAATGACAACAAAAAGTG GTTCAAGGTGTATCTGAAATTGTTTATCGTGCTGTTTATTCTAATGGCCTTAAATTGGATATTATCAACATACTTTTGGCAgtcaaataatacttttatgcaacAGATGTATATCCTTTatactacattttttataaccaCTATAAAAAACCTAGgtattttcatcatgttcgTGTGTAAGAAAACAATCATACGACTGCTACTAAAGCGAGTCTGTCAGAATCGCAGATCTGCTTCCAAAACTTCGGAAAGTAGCAATTGGTACAGATTTGAACAGCTACGACGTCATCAGAGATAA
- the LOC140665886 gene encoding LOW QUALITY PROTEIN: G-protein coupled receptor Mth2-like (The sequence of the model RefSeq protein was modified relative to this genomic sequence to represent the inferred CDS: inserted 1 base in 1 codon), giving the protein MYTQHPHASTGITMSEGIPMLQKICSYGKTNFYKIYFNVNLTISFNVTMRKSNCIVDQELAINQQVILVKELSLLHKLMMCDENLALWCCALLLFISSSKSLRNSMHENKQNDNSTGKYHANPIRNHDDEMKFIRNNNHEDNDLLSVQNEFNTHFLNYPEKGNQMLMEFRVNLTKIQENSSNNANENKNYIIPYEMSNNIICIXVCCPLGDRLVDNDCISGTDEYDFPKVYNNSDDLQSENKTVDEFFQLTVRDPCKETEHLSFYSSYFLHDEQYIYLTNGSLYFPDFELDIFVEPTSYCLTVANHNQFEAIVCLETMNKINEILLDFMNNQAQDIFNELFIKLYIILFWCRIVSMLCLATTFLIYSILPELRTIHGFTLRRYSSMSFITTTINVMTYLKIIKPTSQINFICIMGGILIIIIIIDVACFIVAGLVRYFCGMASSFWLSVMSFDMWCTFRDFRPLRRNMKQEERKKLMYSVFAWGGPFILTIICVIMDFVPSVSKNLIRPGFVNACWFDERMALNIILLTIVKSLFFLAYVAFELYYNTPSNICVISSICLSICTALKIARYEKNTARHLKNSESRCYNDNKQWFVQTSLYRCI; this is encoded by the exons ATGTACACGCAACATCCTCATGCATCCACCGGCATCACCATGTCAGAAGGTATACCGATGCTGCAAAAGATATGTTCTTATGGGAAAACgaatttttacaagatatatttCAATGTGAACTTAACAATAAGCTTTAATGTTACAATGCGCAAATCAAATTGTATTGTAGATCAAGAGTTGGCTATTAATCAGCAAGTAATTCTAGT aAAAGAACTAAGTTTGTTGCACAAATTGATGATGTGTGATGAGAATCTCGCTCTTTGGTGTTGTGCACTTCTGCTTTTCATTTCATCCTCAAAATCTCTACGGAATTCCATGCATGAGAACAAGCAGAACGACAATTCGACGGGAAAATATCACGCAAACCCTATTAGGAATCATGACGACGAGATGAAATTCATAAG AAATAACAATCACGAAGATAATGACTTATTGTCAGTGCAGAATGAATTTAATACgcatttcttaaattatccTGAAAAAGGTAATCAAATGTTGATGGAGTTTCGTGTGAATTTGACAAAGATCCAGGAGAATTCCAGTAATAatgcaaatgaaaataaaaattatattattccataTGAGatgagtaataatattatttgca caGTTTGTTGTCCTCTTGGCGATCGCTTGGTTGACAATGATTGCATTTCTGGAACAGATGAATATGATTTCCCAAAAGTGTATAACAACTCGGATGATTTGCAAAGCGAAAATAAAACAGTAGAcgaattttttcaattgaCCGTTCGAGATCCGTGCAAGGAAACTGAACACTTATCGTTTTATTCGAGTTACTTTCTACACGACGAGCAGTACATATATCTCACAAATGGCTCTTTGTATTTTCCTGATTTCGAACTAGACATATTCGTCGAACCAACATCCTATTGTTTGACTGTCGCAAATCATAATCAGTTTGAAGCGATCGTCTGTTTGGAAACtatgaacaaaataaatgaaatattacttGATTTTATGAACAATCAAGCACAGGATATTTTTAATgagctttttataaaactttacattATACTTTTCTGGTGTCGTATAGTGTCTATGTTGTGTTTAGCGACAACATTTCTAATATACTCTATATTGCCAGAACTTCGTACTATACATGGCTTTACGTTACGCAGATATAGCAGTATGTCGTTTATCACAACTACGATCAATGTTATgacatatctaaaaataatcaaaccaACAAGTCAGATAAATTTCATCTGTATTATGGGAGGTATA ttaataattattattattattgatgttGCTTGTTTCATTGTTGCAGGTTTAGTCAGATATTTTTGTGGTATGGCAAGCTCATTCTGGTTAAGTGTAATGAGTTTTGACATGTGGTGTACGTTTag AGACTTTCGTCCCTTACGAAGAAATATGAaacaagaagagagaaagaaattaatgtattCTGTTTTTGCCTGGGGAGGCCCCTTCATTCTCACTATCATCTGTGTTATCATGGATTTCGTTCCCAGCGTGTCGAAAAACTTGATCCGACCAGGATTTGTAAATGCTTGTTGGTTTGATGAACGTATGgcacttaatataattttattaacaata gtaaaaagtttattttttttagcgtACGTGGCGTttgaattgtattataatacgcCTAGTAATATCTGTGTTATTAGTAGCATTTGCTTATCTATCTGTACAGCATTGAAGATCGCGCGCTACGAGAAAAATACAGCTCGTCATCTGAAAAATTCAGAGAGCCGATGTTATAATGACAACAAGCAATGGTTCGTACAAACATCTTTATACCGATGTATATAG